ATGCCTTTCAAAGTTAACTCCTATATCCTAGAGCTTGAGTCTGAAGATTTTGGTTGTCTTCTAATAGACGGTCATATTCAAGAAGTAGATCTGCAGATTGTTTTTGAAGGGATGCAACATGACTTTCAGCAGTTTCAACCCTCTTATCCTTTTCCTCAATTTCTAGCTTcagctttttcaaattctctgaTAGGGTTGCAATTTCTCCTTGCAGCAGCTTTATCTCCTTGGaagctttctcttctttttctttgaactgaatcttttctttttggagCCCTTCCACTTCCTCTTTTGAAACTCCCACACTACTCCTCAACCTGATAAGCTTTTGGAGATAATGGTGCATACGGTCAATCATGAATCCAAGAAATAGGGTAAAACCTGCAAAATTAATTGAAGGTTTTCAGAAACACAGGTTGGGCAGACCTGAAAGGAATTAAAGCAG
This genomic interval from Carya illinoinensis cultivar Pawnee chromosome 2, C.illinoinensisPawnee_v1, whole genome shotgun sequence contains the following:
- the LOC122297592 gene encoding uncharacterized protein LOC122297592; this encodes MIQLLFLVLFAEAVLAFLLLIKIGPLRELVMKTLDQLKMGRGPATMKTIAGTMSVILLSSLMSIVKIQNKGAKLGTMSPMDQVLWRTHLLEASLMSFTLFLGFMIDRMHHYLQKLIRLRSSVGVSKEEVEGLQKEKIQFKEKEEKASKEIKLLQGEIATLSENLKKLKLEIEEKDKRVETAESHVASLQKQSADLLLEYDRLLEDNQNLQTQALGYRS